A single Pseudomonas brassicacearum DNA region contains:
- a CDS encoding IS1182 family transposase, translating to MKRFIQGEHRDQTTLLPESLDDYVSDTNPVRVVDVFVDELDLITLGFESAVPAKTGRPAYHPAVMLKIYIYGYLNRIQSSRRLECEAQRNVELMWLTGRLMPDFKTIANFRKDNSKAIRGVCRQFVVLCQQLGLFSEHFVAIDGSKFKAVNHRDRNFTSAKLKRRMEEIESSIARYLKALDEADRQEPKSSGPKGGLEEKIAKLKEQMKALQAIEIQLEASPDKQISLTDPDARSMMMTSGHGIVGYNVQTAVDTKHHLIVAHEVTNVGHDRDQLSSMAQQAREAMQIESLSVVADRGYYKSREILACHEAGITAYVPKTLSSRAKFDGRFGNDEFIYDADKNVYVCPAKQVLIWRNSYVDKGKKLDVYWHSNCQACSIKAQCTPARERKIRRWEHEAVLEEMQVRLNNEPQMMSIRKRTVEHPFGTLKQWMGATHFLTRRLAGVSTEMSLNVLAYNWKRVMKILGAQGLMKALAA from the coding sequence ATGAAACGCTTCATCCAAGGTGAACATCGAGATCAAACTACCTTGCTCCCCGAGAGCTTGGACGACTACGTCAGCGATACCAATCCGGTGCGCGTTGTCGATGTCTTCGTGGATGAACTCGACCTGATCACCTTGGGTTTTGAAAGCGCTGTCCCCGCTAAAACGGGCCGACCGGCTTATCACCCTGCAGTCATGCTGAAAATCTACATCTACGGCTATCTCAACCGTATCCAGTCAAGCCGGCGTCTTGAGTGCGAGGCGCAGCGCAACGTCGAGTTGATGTGGCTGACCGGTCGCCTGATGCCGGATTTCAAGACCATCGCCAACTTCCGCAAAGACAACTCAAAGGCCATTCGAGGAGTCTGTCGGCAGTTCGTCGTGCTGTGTCAACAACTGGGGCTTTTCTCGGAACATTTCGTTGCCATCGATGGCAGTAAATTCAAGGCGGTGAACCACCGCGACCGCAACTTCACCAGCGCCAAGCTGAAGCGCCGGATGGAAGAGATCGAATCAAGCATTGCCCGTTATCTGAAGGCGCTGGATGAGGCTGATCGGCAAGAGCCCAAGTCTTCAGGGCCCAAAGGCGGCCTGGAAGAGAAGATCGCCAAATTGAAGGAGCAGATGAAGGCGCTCCAGGCGATTGAAATACAGCTTGAAGCATCGCCGGACAAACAGATCTCGCTGACCGACCCGGACGCGCGCTCGATGATGATGACGAGCGGTCATGGCATCGTGGGCTACAACGTGCAGACAGCAGTCGATACCAAACACCATTTGATTGTCGCGCACGAGGTGACCAATGTCGGTCACGACCGTGATCAGCTTAGCTCGATGGCCCAGCAGGCCCGTGAGGCGATGCAAATCGAATCGTTGTCGGTGGTAGCGGACCGAGGGTATTACAAAAGCAGAGAAATCCTGGCCTGTCACGAGGCAGGGATCACCGCTTATGTGCCGAAAACGCTGAGTTCGCGGGCCAAATTTGATGGCCGTTTCGGTAATGACGAGTTTATTTACGACGCGGACAAAAATGTGTATGTCTGCCCCGCCAAGCAAGTGCTGATCTGGCGCAACTCTTATGTCGACAAGGGCAAGAAGCTGGACGTTTACTGGCACTCCAACTGCCAGGCCTGTTCGATAAAGGCGCAATGCACGCCGGCCAGAGAGCGAAAGATTCGGCGCTGGGAACATGAGGCGGTACTGGAGGAAATGCAGGTCCGCCTGAACAATGAGCCGCAGATGATGAGCATCCGCAAGCGAACGGTCGAACACCCCTTCGGGACGCTGAAGCAATGGATGGGGGCGACGCATTTTCTGACGCGGCGGCTGGCTGGGGTAAGCACCGAAATGAGCTTGAATGTGCTCGCTTACAATTGGAAAAGGGTGATGAAAATCCTTGGTGCGCAGGGTCTGATGAAAGCGCTGGCGGCCTGA
- a CDS encoding DUF3298 domain-containing protein, whose translation MSLFKTASVAAIALTLGACQSLFQPNYRAPLETTRDASEQLQPGCASADCPLVNIDTLHFPTEPALDGIVEKRLLQMTRTTPVAPTLAAYREQFLRSAAPRNSSYLQAKVREQHDGLVIIELSSYLDTGGAHGTPGRGFINYSRQQHKVLTLSDMLLPGQEEAFWKAAQVAHNSWLISTKLDQEPEFLKQWSFQKTPHVALTYGGVILKYEVSTIAPYALGHIELKIAYPRLNGILKPELFPGRS comes from the coding sequence ATGTCGCTTTTCAAAACTGCCTCCGTGGCCGCCATTGCCCTGACCCTGGGCGCTTGCCAAAGCCTGTTCCAACCCAATTACCGCGCACCGCTGGAAACCACCCGCGATGCGTCGGAACAACTGCAACCAGGTTGCGCCAGTGCCGACTGCCCGCTGGTGAACATCGATACCCTGCACTTTCCCACCGAGCCTGCCCTGGACGGCATCGTCGAAAAACGCCTGCTGCAAATGACCCGTACCACCCCGGTGGCGCCGACGCTTGCCGCCTATCGCGAGCAGTTCCTGCGCAGTGCCGCCCCCCGCAACAGCAGCTATTTGCAGGCCAAGGTACGTGAGCAACATGACGGCCTGGTGATCATCGAATTGTCCAGCTACCTGGACACCGGCGGCGCCCACGGCACACCGGGTCGCGGCTTCATCAACTATTCGCGCCAGCAACACAAGGTGCTGACGCTGTCGGACATGCTGCTGCCGGGCCAGGAAGAAGCCTTCTGGAAAGCGGCCCAGGTCGCCCACAACAGTTGGCTGATCAGCACCAAGCTGGATCAGGAACCCGAATTCCTGAAACAGTGGTCCTTCCAGAAAACCCCACACGTGGCGCTGACCTATGGCGGGGTGATCCTCAAGTACGAAGTGAGCACCATTGCGCCGTACGCCCTGGGCCACATCGAATTGAAGATCGCTTACCCACGCCTCAATGGCATCCTCAAGCCCGAGCTGTTCCCTGGCCGTAGCTGA
- a CDS encoding NUDIX domain-containing protein — translation MTDFANAAPNAVEIVKRENCFQGFYKLDRVHLRHELFAGGMSREISRELFVRHDAVCVLPYDPQRDEVVLIEQFRVGAMGKVANPWLVELVAGLIDKDEQPEEVAHREAQEEAGLVFAALWPMTKYFPSPGGSDEFVHLYLGRCDSTGAGGLHGLVEEAEDIRVKVWSFEDALQAVRDGQICNAPSIIALQWLALNREEVRGLWS, via the coding sequence ATGACCGATTTCGCCAACGCCGCACCGAACGCCGTGGAGATCGTCAAGCGCGAGAACTGCTTCCAGGGTTTCTACAAACTCGACCGCGTGCACTTGCGCCACGAATTGTTTGCCGGTGGCATGAGCCGCGAAATCAGCCGTGAATTGTTCGTGCGCCATGACGCGGTGTGCGTGTTGCCTTACGACCCTCAGCGCGATGAAGTGGTGTTGATCGAGCAGTTTCGCGTCGGCGCCATGGGCAAGGTCGCCAACCCTTGGCTGGTGGAATTGGTGGCCGGCCTGATCGACAAGGACGAACAACCGGAAGAAGTTGCTCATCGTGAAGCGCAGGAGGAAGCTGGGCTTGTCTTCGCTGCGCTCTGGCCGATGACCAAGTATTTTCCATCCCCGGGCGGCAGCGATGAATTCGTCCATTTGTACCTGGGGCGTTGCGACAGCACGGGGGCGGGCGGGCTGCATGGCCTGGTGGAAGAGGCGGAAGATATCCGCGTCAAGGTCTGGTCTTTCGAAGATGCCCTGCAAGCTGTGCGCGACGGACAAATCTGCAATGCACCGAGCATCATCGCCCTGCAATGGCTGGCCTTGAACCGCGAGGAAGTGAGGGGGTTATGGTCCTGA
- a CDS encoding DUF1249 domain-containing protein: MVLNKLRDRYRVDLVGLQAACEANYARLMRLLPDMRNDPAPRRIAVTHGDQMLGVLALEVLQTCPYTTTLQVRQEHSLPWLPVPQLEVQVYHDARMAEVVSAEHARRFRGIYPYPNASMHQPDEKAQLNLFLGEWLSHCLALGHEFEVVR; this comes from the coding sequence ATGGTCCTGAACAAGCTGCGCGATCGCTATCGCGTCGATCTGGTGGGGTTGCAGGCCGCCTGCGAGGCCAACTACGCCCGCCTGATGCGCTTGTTGCCGGACATGCGCAACGATCCGGCGCCACGGCGCATCGCCGTGACCCACGGCGACCAGATGCTGGGCGTGCTGGCCCTGGAAGTGCTGCAGACCTGCCCCTACACCACCACGCTGCAAGTGCGCCAGGAGCACAGCCTGCCCTGGCTGCCGGTGCCGCAGCTGGAGGTGCAGGTCTATCACGATGCGCGGATGGCCGAAGTCGTCAGCGCCGAACATGCACGACGCTTTCGCGGCATCTATCCTTACCCCAATGCGTCAATGCACCAGCCGGACGAAAAGGCCCAGTTGAACCTGTTTTTGGGGGAATGGCTGAGTCATTGCCTGGCGCTGGGCCACGAGTTCGAAGTCGTTCGGTAG
- a CDS encoding DUF6124 family protein, protein MFKATPNPPETDPQKFDEAAKRAIDHYLDPKPQAKKKKPSGQLFTVVDGVDTESLLANLSETLASADAMVSDLAFDLKGSRRHVALGIQQLIELGALLANRMLDNVNTQP, encoded by the coding sequence ATGTTCAAAGCCACACCCAATCCCCCCGAAACCGATCCCCAAAAATTCGATGAAGCCGCCAAGCGCGCCATCGACCACTATCTCGACCCCAAACCTCAAGCCAAAAAGAAAAAGCCCTCAGGCCAACTGTTCACCGTCGTGGACGGCGTCGACACCGAAAGCCTGCTGGCCAACCTCAGCGAAACCCTGGCTTCAGCCGATGCCATGGTCAGCGACCTTGCCTTCGACCTGAAAGGCTCGCGACGCCATGTTGCCCTTGGCATTCAGCAACTGATCGAGCTGGGCGCTTTATTGGCGAATCGGATGCTGGACAACGTCAATACACAACCCTGA
- the cpdA gene encoding 3',5'-cyclic-AMP phosphodiesterase, whose protein sequence is MPSVSTLTRADAALLVQLSDSHLFADADASLLGMNTRDSLRAVVDLVLKQQPDIDLMLATGDLSQDGTLESYAAFRQLTARIDAPARWIPGNHDEPQVMLEAAVKSTLLDPVVDIGNWRVTMLDSAVPGSVPGFLAEEQLILLANALSEAPERHHLVCLHHHPVSVGCVWMEPIGLRNPEALFAVLDRFPQVRAVLWGHVHQEVDRMRERVRLLASPSTCIQFEPGSEDFAVGSQAPGYRWLRLLPDGRLETGVERVVGFAFTPDYGSNGY, encoded by the coding sequence TTGCCGAGCGTATCCACCTTGACCCGCGCCGATGCGGCGTTGCTGGTCCAACTGTCTGACAGCCATTTGTTCGCCGATGCCGACGCCTCGTTGCTGGGCATGAATACCCGTGACAGTTTGCGGGCGGTCGTTGATTTGGTGCTCAAGCAGCAGCCGGACATCGATCTGATGCTCGCCACTGGGGACCTGTCCCAGGACGGTACGCTGGAGTCCTACGCGGCGTTTCGGCAGTTGACTGCGCGAATCGATGCGCCGGCGCGGTGGATTCCGGGTAACCATGATGAGCCGCAGGTGATGCTTGAGGCGGCGGTCAAGAGCACGTTGCTCGATCCGGTGGTGGACATTGGCAACTGGCGCGTGACGATGCTCGACTCTGCCGTGCCCGGATCGGTGCCGGGGTTTTTGGCCGAGGAGCAGTTGATTCTGTTGGCCAATGCCTTGAGTGAGGCGCCGGAGCGGCATCATCTGGTGTGCCTGCATCATCATCCGGTGTCGGTTGGGTGTGTGTGGATGGAGCCGATTGGGTTGCGTAATCCGGAGGCGTTGTTTGCAGTGCTGGATCGGTTTCCTCAGGTGCGGGCGGTGTTGTGGGGGCATGTGCATCAGGAGGTTGACCGGATGCGCGAGAGGGTTCGTTTGTTGGCTTCGCCTTCGACCTGTATTCAGTTTGAGCCGGGGAGTGAGGATTTTGCGGTGGGCTCGCAGGCGCCGGGGTATCGGTGGTTGCGGTTGTTGCCGGATGGGCGGTTGGAGACGGGGGTTGAGCGGGTGGTTGGGTTTGCGTTTACCCCGGACTATGGTTCCAACGGTTACTGA